One genomic segment of Kocuria rhizophila DC2201 includes these proteins:
- a CDS encoding DsbA family protein encodes MSEKQHVDFWFDPLCPWAWMTSRWMEEVVRIRDVDVDWKIISLGILNEDNPDNHHHGHDESMWLVRVIQAAAEQHGGEYYKKLYDAMGSRRHPGGMQDLEAIITESLAEVGLPADLAAAKNSTEYDDAIRASTDEARAVAGQDIGTPCIAVNGVGFFGPVFTPAPKGEEAGKVWDGALALASYPGFYELKRGREKGPDFS; translated from the coding sequence ATGTCTGAGAAGCAGCACGTCGATTTCTGGTTCGATCCCCTGTGCCCGTGGGCGTGGATGACCTCCCGCTGGATGGAGGAGGTCGTGCGCATCCGGGACGTGGACGTGGACTGGAAGATCATCTCGCTGGGCATCCTCAACGAGGACAACCCCGATAACCACCACCACGGCCACGACGAGTCCATGTGGCTCGTGCGCGTGATCCAGGCTGCGGCCGAGCAGCACGGCGGCGAGTACTACAAGAAGCTCTACGACGCCATGGGCTCCCGTCGTCACCCCGGTGGCATGCAGGACCTCGAGGCGATCATCACCGAGTCCCTCGCGGAGGTCGGTCTGCCGGCAGACCTCGCCGCGGCCAAGAACTCCACCGAGTACGACGACGCCATCCGGGCGTCCACGGACGAGGCCCGTGCCGTGGCGGGTCAGGACATCGGCACCCCGTGCATCGCCGTGAACGGCGTGGGCTTCTTCGGTCCCGTGTTCACCCCGGCGCCCAAGGGCGAGGAGGCCGGCAAGGTCTGGGACGGCGCCCTGGCGCTGGCGTCCTACCCCGGCTTCTACGAGCTCAAGCGTGGGCGCGAGAAGGGCCCGGACTTCAGCTGA
- a CDS encoding alpha/beta fold hydrolase, with protein sequence MTLPSAPPRSGDCRFLRRTGRILRRAVQVGVVGLVLLTVASVVGNAVTTPPDALEPDAGAYTDVGDVAVHYEHWAPTGPRPSDDAAPVVLLPGFAESTVAFRAAAPLIAAQGRDVYAFDLPGFGYTRGGDTEDLRSQADLVVGTIRTLGIERPVLVGHSLGAAVAGGTALWYPGAVGGVVFADGDAQDLDLGNGAWREQIARLPYTTSLYRIGTRWTWLSRAGLAGSCGSACTAFDGADGANLARQWMRPLTQGDVEHPLLGSAGRSGILHLEERQMRSITVPRAIIWGAEDTRSGGSLQDTRGRLGHPPERILDGAAHNVMNARPRGFADAVSELADGMAGR encoded by the coding sequence GTGACTCTGCCCTCCGCGCCTCCCCGTTCCGGCGACTGCCGGTTCCTGCGACGGACCGGCCGCATCCTGCGCCGCGCGGTGCAGGTCGGCGTCGTCGGTCTCGTGCTGCTCACGGTTGCCAGCGTGGTGGGCAACGCCGTAACCACCCCGCCCGACGCCCTGGAACCCGACGCCGGGGCGTACACGGACGTGGGCGACGTCGCCGTGCACTACGAGCACTGGGCACCCACCGGACCGCGCCCGTCCGACGACGCCGCTCCCGTGGTCCTGCTCCCGGGTTTCGCCGAGTCCACGGTCGCCTTCCGGGCCGCGGCACCGCTGATCGCCGCGCAGGGCCGGGACGTCTACGCGTTCGACCTCCCCGGATTCGGCTACACCCGCGGCGGGGACACCGAGGACCTGCGGTCCCAGGCCGATCTCGTGGTGGGAACCATCCGTACCCTGGGGATCGAGCGGCCCGTTCTCGTGGGCCACTCCCTCGGTGCTGCCGTGGCGGGCGGCACCGCGCTGTGGTACCCCGGGGCGGTGGGCGGCGTCGTCTTCGCGGACGGTGACGCCCAGGACCTCGACCTCGGGAACGGTGCGTGGCGGGAGCAGATCGCCCGCCTGCCGTACACCACGAGCCTCTACCGGATCGGCACACGCTGGACGTGGCTCAGCAGGGCAGGTCTGGCCGGTTCCTGTGGCTCGGCATGCACCGCGTTCGACGGCGCGGACGGCGCGAACCTGGCCCGGCAGTGGATGCGCCCGCTGACCCAGGGGGACGTGGAGCACCCGCTGCTGGGCAGCGCGGGGCGCAGCGGCATCCTGCACCTTGAGGAGCGCCAGATGCGCTCGATCACCGTGCCACGCGCCATCATCTGGGGCGCCGAGGACACCCGCTCCGGCGGTTCCCTGCAGGACACCCGGGGGCGTCTCGGCCACCCGCCCGAGCGCATCCTCGACGGCGCCGCCCACAACGTCATGAACGCCCGGCCCCGGGGCTTCGCCGACGCCGTGAGTGAGCTCGCGGACGGCATGGCCGGGCGCTGA
- the valS gene encoding valine--tRNA ligase translates to MAHETTGTDTPETPDHAATTAAVTVPEKPALEGLEEKYAAQWRENGTYAFREDTDRESVYSIDTPPPTASGSLHVGHMFSYTQTDVIARFQRMSGKNVFYPLGWDDNGLPTERRVQNYYGVRCEPGRPYVEGYRPPEKPAKNQRDWDVVSRQNFIELCEELAVEDEKVFEHLFSTLGLSVDWNRTYRTIDAHSRKVSQLAFLKDYEAGNAYMAEAPTMWDVTFRTAVAQAELEDRERESAYHRVSFHRPDGEKVFIETTRPELLPACVALVAHPDDERYQHLFGTTVRSALFDVEVEVKAHPLAKPDKGSGIAMICTFGDLTDVTWWRELDLPTRALIGRDGRFQAEQPEWIADGAPAERYAEVAGKTVFSAQKAVVDMLRESGDLDGEPKKIMHPVNFYEKGDKPLEVVTSRQWYIRNGGRDAERRYVLIQRGREMAWHPSFMRSRYENWIEGLNGDWLISRQRFFGVPFPVWYPLDASGEPDYEHPVLPSPEQLPVDPAADTGPGYTEEQRDQPGGFMADPDVLDTWATSSLTPQIATGWGVDEELHDKTFPMDLRPQGHDIIRTWLFSTVVRAETLAGTVPWTNTALSGWILDPDRKKMSKSKGNVVVPTDVLEKYGADAVRYWAASARLGADTAYDEGQMKIGRRLAIKLLNASKFVLAQGVTEASVLGSGTDASVVTNGLDRSLLAQLATVVERATAAFREYEYARALQLIESFFWTFTDDYVELVKDRAYGSRGAEAQASVHAALATTLDTVLRLFAPFIPFATEEVWSWWRTGSVHRASWPVTDGYAGLAAEGDPEVLTVVGEALSGLRKSKSEAKVKQRTAVLSATVSAPAAQLEQLRAGLDDLKAAGNAADLTLSPAEGELSVSDVALEQTEQA, encoded by the coding sequence ATGGCACATGAGACGACGGGTACAGACACGCCCGAGACCCCTGACCACGCAGCGACCACCGCCGCGGTGACCGTTCCCGAGAAGCCGGCCCTGGAGGGCCTGGAGGAGAAGTACGCCGCGCAGTGGCGCGAGAACGGGACCTACGCGTTCCGCGAGGACACGGACCGGGAGTCCGTGTACTCGATCGACACTCCCCCGCCCACGGCGTCCGGCTCCCTGCACGTGGGACACATGTTCTCCTACACGCAGACGGACGTGATCGCGCGGTTCCAGCGCATGAGCGGCAAGAACGTGTTCTACCCGCTGGGCTGGGACGACAACGGCCTGCCCACCGAGCGCCGTGTGCAGAACTACTACGGCGTGCGCTGCGAGCCCGGCCGCCCGTACGTGGAGGGGTACCGTCCGCCCGAGAAGCCCGCCAAGAACCAGCGGGACTGGGACGTGGTCTCCCGCCAGAACTTCATCGAGCTGTGCGAAGAGCTCGCCGTGGAGGACGAGAAGGTCTTCGAGCACCTGTTCTCCACGCTGGGCCTGTCCGTGGACTGGAACCGCACCTACCGCACGATCGACGCGCACTCCCGCAAGGTCTCGCAGCTCGCGTTCCTCAAGGACTACGAGGCCGGCAACGCCTACATGGCCGAGGCGCCCACCATGTGGGACGTGACCTTCCGCACCGCCGTGGCCCAGGCCGAGCTGGAGGACCGGGAGCGCGAGAGCGCCTACCACCGCGTCTCGTTCCACCGCCCGGACGGCGAGAAGGTGTTCATCGAGACCACCCGCCCCGAGCTGCTGCCCGCCTGCGTGGCCCTGGTGGCCCACCCGGACGACGAGCGCTACCAGCACCTGTTCGGCACCACCGTGCGCTCCGCCCTGTTCGACGTGGAGGTGGAGGTCAAGGCGCACCCGCTGGCCAAGCCGGACAAGGGCTCGGGCATCGCGATGATCTGCACGTTCGGCGACCTCACGGACGTGACGTGGTGGCGCGAGCTGGACCTGCCCACGCGGGCCCTGATCGGACGTGACGGCCGTTTCCAGGCCGAGCAGCCCGAGTGGATCGCGGACGGCGCCCCCGCCGAGCGCTACGCGGAGGTGGCCGGCAAGACCGTGTTCTCCGCGCAGAAGGCCGTGGTGGACATGCTCCGCGAGTCCGGGGACCTGGACGGCGAACCGAAGAAGATCATGCACCCGGTGAATTTCTACGAGAAGGGCGACAAGCCCCTCGAGGTGGTCACCTCCCGCCAGTGGTACATCCGCAACGGCGGCCGGGACGCCGAGCGCCGCTACGTGCTGATCCAGCGCGGCCGGGAAATGGCCTGGCACCCCTCCTTCATGCGCTCGCGCTACGAGAACTGGATCGAGGGCCTCAACGGGGACTGGCTGATCTCCCGCCAGCGCTTCTTCGGCGTGCCCTTCCCGGTCTGGTACCCGCTGGACGCCTCCGGCGAGCCGGACTACGAGCACCCCGTGCTGCCCTCCCCCGAGCAGCTGCCGGTGGACCCCGCCGCGGACACCGGCCCGGGCTACACCGAGGAGCAGCGGGACCAGCCCGGCGGGTTCATGGCGGACCCGGACGTGCTGGACACCTGGGCCACCTCCTCCCTGACCCCGCAGATCGCCACGGGCTGGGGTGTCGACGAGGAGCTGCACGACAAGACCTTCCCCATGGACCTGCGCCCGCAGGGCCACGACATCATCCGCACGTGGCTGTTCTCCACCGTGGTGCGCGCCGAGACGCTCGCCGGGACCGTGCCGTGGACCAACACGGCGCTGTCCGGGTGGATCCTGGACCCGGACCGCAAGAAGATGTCCAAGTCCAAGGGCAACGTGGTGGTCCCCACGGACGTGCTCGAGAAGTACGGCGCGGACGCCGTGCGCTACTGGGCGGCCTCCGCGCGCCTGGGCGCGGACACCGCGTACGACGAGGGGCAGATGAAGATCGGGCGCCGCCTGGCCATCAAGCTGCTCAACGCGTCCAAGTTCGTGCTGGCCCAGGGCGTCACCGAGGCCTCCGTGCTGGGCTCCGGCACGGACGCCTCCGTGGTGACCAACGGTCTGGACCGCTCCCTGCTGGCCCAGCTGGCCACGGTGGTGGAGCGCGCCACCGCCGCGTTCCGCGAGTACGAGTACGCCCGGGCGCTGCAGCTGATCGAGTCCTTCTTCTGGACGTTCACGGACGACTACGTGGAGCTCGTGAAGGACCGCGCCTACGGTTCCCGCGGGGCCGAGGCGCAGGCGTCCGTGCACGCCGCCCTGGCCACCACCCTGGACACCGTGCTGCGGCTCTTCGCGCCGTTCATCCCGTTCGCCACCGAAGAGGTCTGGTCCTGGTGGCGCACCGGATCGGTGCACCGAGCATCCTGGCCCGTGACGGACGGCTACGCCGGTCTCGCGGCCGAGGGCGACCCCGAGGTACTCACCGTGGTGGGCGAGGCCCTGTCCGGGCTGCGCAAGTCCAAGTCCGAGGCCAAGGTCAAGCAGCGCACCGCGGTGCTCTCCGCCACGGTCTCCGCCCCCGCCGCACAGCTGGAGCAGCTGCGGGCCGGACTGGACGACCTCAAGGCAGCGGGCAACGCTGCGGACCTCACGCTCTCCCCCGCCGAGGGTGAGCTCAGCGTGAGCGACGTGGCGCTGGAGCAGACCGAGCAGGCCTGA
- a CDS encoding SDR family oxidoreductase, with product MTQNRESAYGTPGTAGAGKVAVVSGASTGIGEATVRRLRASGWTVYAVARREERLAELAEQTGAIAAPTDVTDQNQVDALRDRVLAEQGTVDAVLNISGGARGTDSVADADPEGWQWMYEVNVLGTLRVTRAFLPALRANGRGTVLNLTSLAAIRAYEGGAGYNAAKYAERAMTEALRLEEAEHNVRVVEIAPGLVHTPEFSLNRLGGDRAAAEKVYAGVAEPLTGEDVAEVCAFAVELPHHVNIDTLTLKPVAQAAPHKVIRATS from the coding sequence ATGACGCAGAACAGGGAATCGGCATACGGCACCCCCGGCACGGCGGGGGCGGGCAAGGTCGCGGTGGTCTCGGGAGCGAGCACCGGGATCGGCGAGGCCACGGTGCGGCGGCTGCGCGCGAGCGGGTGGACGGTGTACGCCGTGGCCCGGCGCGAGGAGCGGCTCGCCGAGCTGGCGGAGCAGACCGGGGCGATCGCCGCGCCCACGGACGTGACCGATCAGAATCAGGTGGACGCGCTGCGGGACCGCGTGCTCGCCGAGCAGGGCACGGTGGACGCGGTGCTCAACATCTCCGGCGGGGCGCGCGGCACGGACTCCGTGGCGGACGCGGACCCCGAGGGCTGGCAGTGGATGTACGAGGTCAACGTGCTGGGCACCCTGCGGGTGACCCGGGCGTTCCTGCCCGCGCTGCGCGCCAACGGGCGGGGCACGGTGCTGAACCTCACCTCCCTGGCCGCGATCCGGGCGTACGAGGGCGGTGCCGGGTACAACGCCGCCAAGTACGCCGAGCGCGCGATGACCGAGGCGCTGCGGCTCGAGGAGGCCGAGCACAACGTGCGGGTGGTGGAGATCGCGCCCGGGCTCGTGCACACCCCCGAGTTCTCCCTCAACCGCCTGGGTGGGGACCGGGCCGCCGCGGAGAAGGTCTACGCGGGCGTGGCCGAGCCGCTCACGGGGGAGGACGTCGCGGAGGTCTGCGCGTTCGCGGTGGAGCTGCCGCACCACGTGAACATCGACACGCTGACCCTCAAGCCCGTGGCCCAGGCGGCACCGCACAAGGTGATCCGCGCCACCTCCTGA
- a CDS encoding ABC transporter substrate-binding protein translates to MSSDPSQTRRQLSRRSLLGSGLAVASLMGLAACSTGSRDGGGSDAAPGASASSTPTDTFPVTVKHALGSTSVEKAPERVVCVGASNTQDFVAALGVVPVGMTTVAWGGNDKGATDWFDAKVSELGGTAPKTMDESDGVNFTEIAQLSPDLIIAVNSGVTQEEYGRLTKIAPTVAYPTGPWVNSWQDMQRLTAKALGRTQAGEDLVAQTEKLIRDRSAELGDAQGKSFIYGDVSQALGFYGPSDGRPRFFTELGLALAPVVTKNVSDKEFWREWPKERADELTSDLFVAAAEDDAQAEKFRTDPVLKTIPAIAAGHGLFLTTKQDVLSGYSSSPLSMPHALDTHVPAIKNALGA, encoded by the coding sequence ATGTCCAGCGATCCCTCCCAGACCCGTCGTCAGCTCAGCCGCCGCTCCCTGCTCGGATCCGGCCTGGCCGTGGCCTCCCTGATGGGGCTCGCGGCGTGCTCCACCGGCTCCCGGGACGGCGGTGGCTCGGACGCCGCACCGGGTGCCTCGGCGTCCTCCACGCCCACCGACACGTTCCCCGTGACCGTGAAGCACGCTCTGGGCTCCACCAGCGTGGAGAAGGCCCCCGAGCGCGTGGTGTGCGTGGGTGCAAGCAACACCCAGGACTTCGTCGCCGCGCTCGGCGTGGTCCCCGTGGGCATGACCACGGTGGCGTGGGGCGGCAACGACAAGGGCGCCACCGACTGGTTCGACGCCAAGGTCTCCGAGCTGGGCGGGACGGCGCCGAAGACCATGGACGAGTCCGACGGCGTGAACTTCACCGAGATCGCCCAGCTGAGCCCCGACCTCATCATCGCTGTGAACTCCGGGGTGACCCAGGAGGAGTACGGGCGCCTGACCAAGATCGCCCCCACGGTGGCCTACCCCACGGGCCCGTGGGTGAACTCGTGGCAGGACATGCAGCGGCTCACCGCCAAGGCGCTGGGGCGCACGCAGGCCGGCGAGGACCTCGTGGCGCAGACGGAGAAGCTCATCCGGGACCGCTCGGCGGAGCTCGGGGACGCCCAGGGCAAGAGCTTCATCTACGGGGACGTCTCCCAGGCCCTCGGCTTCTACGGCCCCTCGGACGGGCGCCCCCGCTTCTTCACCGAGCTGGGCCTGGCCCTGGCGCCCGTGGTCACCAAGAACGTCTCGGACAAGGAGTTCTGGCGCGAGTGGCCCAAGGAGCGCGCGGACGAGCTCACGAGCGATCTCTTCGTGGCCGCCGCCGAGGACGACGCCCAGGCGGAGAAGTTCCGCACGGACCCCGTGCTCAAGACCATCCCGGCGATTGCCGCCGGCCACGGGCTGTTCCTGACCACCAAGCAGGACGTGCTCTCGGGCTACTCGTCCTCGCCGCTGTCCATGCCCCACGCCCTGGACACCCACGTCCCGGCGATCAAGAACGCCCTGGGGGCCTAG
- a CDS encoding FecCD family ABC transporter permease encodes MAVVLLVAVVLSASCGSRPIDLASTWRVVPQVFGGDPGAVPGVPPLDGAVVESRVWRTAAGVLTGAALSVAGAVLQGATRNPLGDPGILGLTAGAAFAVVTGGALFGLSGVANQLWLAALGSAVAMVAVYGLATAARGGARPVTLALTGAAVSAGLTALTSAILLSHQATFDTFRRWQVGELTRPDGTFLVVAAPVVVAGLVLGWCLARSLDTLTLGDALGRGLGTHPALTRGLVGVAVVLLAGTSTALVGPLVFCGLLVPHAVRVVVGVSYRQVIPACLLAGPTIVLLADVVARVLVPDREIQVGIALVVIGAPALVAVLRGKTVAA; translated from the coding sequence ATGGCGGTCGTCCTCCTCGTGGCGGTGGTCCTGTCGGCCTCGTGCGGCTCCCGCCCGATCGACCTCGCGAGCACGTGGCGTGTGGTGCCGCAGGTCTTCGGCGGTGATCCCGGCGCCGTGCCGGGTGTGCCCCCGCTCGACGGCGCCGTGGTGGAGTCCCGCGTGTGGCGCACCGCCGCCGGGGTGCTCACCGGAGCGGCCCTGTCCGTGGCGGGTGCTGTGCTGCAGGGCGCCACCCGCAACCCGCTCGGCGACCCGGGAATTCTGGGGCTGACGGCCGGTGCAGCGTTCGCGGTGGTGACCGGGGGTGCGCTGTTCGGGCTGTCGGGTGTGGCGAACCAGCTGTGGCTGGCCGCGCTGGGCTCGGCCGTGGCCATGGTCGCGGTGTACGGGCTGGCCACTGCCGCTCGCGGCGGGGCGCGTCCCGTGACCCTGGCCCTCACGGGTGCGGCCGTGTCTGCGGGGCTCACCGCGCTCACGAGCGCGATCCTGCTGAGCCACCAGGCCACGTTCGACACCTTCCGACGCTGGCAGGTGGGGGAGCTCACCCGCCCGGACGGCACGTTCCTGGTGGTGGCCGCCCCGGTGGTTGTCGCGGGTCTCGTGCTCGGGTGGTGCCTGGCCCGGTCCCTGGACACCCTCACGCTCGGGGACGCCCTGGGCCGGGGGCTCGGAACCCACCCGGCCCTGACCCGCGGACTGGTCGGTGTGGCCGTGGTGCTGCTCGCGGGCACGTCCACCGCGCTGGTGGGCCCGCTCGTGTTCTGCGGGCTGCTCGTGCCCCACGCCGTGCGCGTGGTCGTGGGTGTCTCCTACCGGCAGGTGATCCCGGCGTGCCTGCTCGCGGGACCGACCATCGTGCTGCTCGCGGACGTCGTGGCCCGCGTGCTGGTCCCGGACCGGGAGATCCAGGTGGGAATCGCCCTCGTCGTGATCGGCGCCCCGGCCCTCGTGGCCGTGCTGCGCGGGAAGACGGTGGCGGCATGA
- a CDS encoding FecCD family ABC transporter permease, which yields MSAALQLPSRAQTVDAVRAGRARTRRRTRRVTLLLLLVLTVASFARIALGKYVVAVPDLLAVLAHDYDGPADYIVWQITLPRTVLGILTGTAFGLAGHLFQRVLRNPLASPDIMGVSSGAGLGAVVAITAGLSGAAVTVSALAGGFGLMLAVILAAGGTHASIAKLVLTGVAGGALTGAAINGVLTRADIYAAQDAMQWLTGSLNAASWQDIAQVGLCLLVLLPVCAVLIPAVDTLGTGDALAAGLGVRVQGVRLTALALAVTLVAVAAATVGPVAFVSFMAAPIARGIGGGAGHAHHAALVGAVLMVVSDYVAAEALPNLALPVGVVTAAAGAPVLLWLLIGRGKAEA from the coding sequence ATGAGCGCGGCACTGCAGCTGCCGTCCCGTGCGCAGACGGTAGACGCCGTCCGCGCGGGCCGCGCTCGCACGCGTCGCCGCACCCGGCGGGTCACACTCCTGCTGCTGCTCGTCCTGACCGTGGCGTCCTTCGCCCGGATCGCGCTCGGCAAGTACGTGGTGGCGGTCCCGGACCTGCTCGCGGTGCTGGCCCACGACTACGACGGGCCGGCGGACTACATCGTGTGGCAGATCACCCTGCCCCGCACGGTCCTGGGAATCCTCACGGGCACCGCCTTCGGACTCGCGGGCCACCTGTTCCAGCGCGTGCTGCGCAACCCGCTGGCCTCCCCGGACATCATGGGCGTCTCCTCCGGTGCGGGGCTCGGCGCGGTGGTCGCGATCACCGCGGGTCTCTCTGGAGCCGCGGTGACGGTCAGCGCGCTCGCGGGTGGCTTCGGTCTCATGCTCGCAGTCATCCTCGCCGCTGGGGGCACGCACGCCAGCATCGCCAAGCTCGTGCTCACCGGCGTGGCCGGGGGCGCCCTCACCGGGGCGGCCATCAACGGCGTGCTCACCCGTGCAGACATCTACGCCGCGCAGGACGCGATGCAGTGGCTCACCGGTTCGCTCAACGCCGCCTCGTGGCAGGACATTGCGCAGGTGGGGCTCTGCCTGCTCGTGCTACTGCCCGTGTGCGCGGTGCTCATACCCGCCGTGGACACCCTCGGCACCGGGGATGCGCTCGCGGCGGGCCTGGGCGTGCGGGTGCAGGGTGTGCGGCTCACGGCGCTCGCCCTCGCGGTGACCCTGGTGGCGGTGGCCGCCGCCACCGTGGGGCCCGTGGCGTTCGTGTCCTTCATGGCCGCGCCCATTGCGCGCGGCATCGGCGGCGGGGCCGGGCACGCGCACCACGCGGCCCTCGTGGGTGCGGTGCTCATGGTCGTCTCGGACTACGTGGCCGCCGAGGCGCTGCCCAATCTGGCACTGCCCGTGGGTGTCGTCACCGCGGCCGCCGGTGCCCCCGTGCTGCTGTGGCTGCTCATCGGACGTGGAAAGGCGGAGGCATGA
- a CDS encoding ABC transporter ATP-binding protein, whose product MSPENEVRETMTGPRHDARPAAAASAARTDRAASSEVAVRGLRAGYGGAPVLTDVDVTFPAGRVTALVGANGCGKSTLLRTCARQLTPTAGEVLVGGEDVRGWRRTRFAQTVGFLPQDPVAPEGVSVRELVSRGRHPHRGAFGRWRAEDDAAVAEALELTGLCDLMDRHVTDLSGGQRQRVWIALALAQQTDVLLLDEPTTYLDIARQVEILDILCELQRARGITLVMVLHELSLAARYADVLVAMKAGEVVARGGAEEVMTDEVVGRVFDMAARVLHDPVTDARVVIPLSSDRSRATGMAGAETPADATARTAGRTTTGPTSGSRTGTARPHPAARDENEENGEVPA is encoded by the coding sequence ATGAGCCCCGAGAACGAGGTCAGGGAGACCATGACGGGCCCGCGGCACGATGCCCGGCCCGCAGCGGCGGCGAGTGCCGCGCGGACCGACCGGGCGGCGTCGTCCGAGGTGGCCGTGCGCGGACTGCGGGCCGGCTACGGGGGCGCGCCCGTGCTCACGGACGTGGACGTCACGTTCCCCGCGGGGCGCGTCACGGCGCTCGTGGGCGCCAACGGCTGCGGCAAGTCCACGCTGCTCCGCACGTGCGCGCGCCAGCTGACACCCACCGCCGGCGAGGTGCTCGTGGGCGGGGAGGACGTCCGCGGCTGGCGCCGCACCCGTTTTGCGCAGACGGTGGGCTTCCTGCCGCAGGACCCCGTGGCGCCGGAGGGGGTGAGCGTGCGGGAGCTGGTCTCGCGCGGTCGCCACCCGCACCGCGGTGCCTTCGGGCGCTGGCGCGCGGAGGACGACGCCGCCGTGGCCGAGGCGCTCGAGCTCACCGGTCTGTGCGATCTCATGGACCGCCACGTGACGGACCTCTCCGGGGGGCAGCGCCAGCGCGTGTGGATCGCCCTGGCCCTGGCTCAGCAGACCGACGTGCTGCTGCTGGACGAGCCCACCACCTATCTGGACATCGCCCGGCAGGTGGAGATCCTGGACATCCTGTGCGAGCTGCAGCGTGCCCGGGGGATCACCCTGGTGATGGTGCTGCACGAGCTGTCCCTGGCCGCGCGCTACGCGGACGTGCTCGTGGCCATGAAGGCCGGCGAGGTGGTGGCCCGCGGCGGGGCGGAGGAGGTCATGACCGACGAGGTGGTCGGTCGCGTGTTCGACATGGCCGCCCGCGTGCTGCACGATCCCGTGACCGACGCCCGCGTGGTGATCCCGCTGTCCTCGGACCGGTCGCGAGCCACGGGGATGGCGGGGGCCGAGACCCCGGCGGATGCCACGGCAAGAACGGCGGGTCGGACGACGACCGGACCCACGTCCGGGTCACGGACCGGGACGGCCCGGCCGCACCCGGCCGCACGGGACGAGAACGAGGAGAACGGGGAGGTGCCCGCATGA
- a CDS encoding siderophore-interacting protein, with amino-acid sequence MTQLACVDATVTRREELSEHLVRVHVAGEQLRTMPWGEQGPGPRADSYVKLLIPPAGGAVDVDVADMARWRREFMAAPREKAGWMRTYTVRDATTVELAGQRVPELAIDVVLHGDPEHGMGPGAAWGDSVRAGDSARLLVPSEDSAWWAAWDGGRAAGQDVVVAGDETALPAISAIVDGVEQRVRVNRPVDGAYEPPSSITVAVEVPAEADAVPGAGPRALARAASCDEPGAHRVVLDGGTELVWTWLPRGTRERNLALELWLWERLAEHARRYWAVGHTELASWQDESEFVWATARPEGRGTYWFLAAESSAVKSMRRMCVSGGVPKADISFMGYWKQGAATE; translated from the coding sequence ATGACCCAGCTGGCGTGCGTGGACGCCACGGTCACCCGGCGCGAGGAGCTCAGCGAGCACCTCGTGCGGGTGCACGTCGCGGGGGAGCAGCTGAGGACCATGCCGTGGGGCGAGCAGGGCCCCGGCCCCCGGGCGGACTCCTACGTCAAGCTGCTCATCCCGCCCGCCGGCGGAGCGGTGGACGTGGACGTCGCCGACATGGCCCGGTGGCGCCGCGAGTTCATGGCCGCGCCGCGCGAGAAAGCCGGGTGGATGCGTACCTACACCGTGCGGGACGCCACCACGGTGGAGCTCGCGGGGCAGCGGGTGCCGGAGCTCGCGATCGACGTGGTGCTGCACGGGGACCCCGAGCACGGCATGGGCCCGGGCGCCGCGTGGGGGGACTCGGTCCGCGCCGGGGACTCCGCGCGGCTGCTCGTGCCCTCAGAGGACTCTGCCTGGTGGGCCGCGTGGGACGGCGGTCGCGCGGCCGGTCAGGACGTGGTGGTCGCAGGGGACGAGACGGCACTGCCCGCGATCTCCGCGATCGTGGACGGCGTGGAGCAGCGGGTCCGGGTCAACCGCCCGGTGGACGGCGCGTACGAACCCCCGAGCTCCATCACCGTGGCCGTGGAGGTCCCCGCGGAGGCCGACGCCGTCCCCGGTGCGGGTCCGCGCGCTCTGGCCCGGGCGGCGTCGTGCGACGAGCCCGGCGCCCACCGTGTGGTCCTGGACGGCGGCACCGAGCTGGTCTGGACCTGGCTGCCGCGCGGCACCCGCGAGCGCAACCTGGCCCTGGAGCTGTGGCTGTGGGAGCGGCTCGCGGAGCACGCCCGCCGGTACTGGGCGGTGGGCCACACGGAACTGGCGTCCTGGCAGGACGAGTCCGAGTTCGTGTGGGCCACGGCGCGTCCCGAGGGCCGCGGCACGTACTGGTTCCTCGCGGCGGAGTCCTCCGCCGTGAAGTCAATGCGCCGGATGTGTGTGAGCGGCGGGGTGCCCAAGGCGGACATCTCGTTCATGGGCTACTGGAAGCAGGGTGCTGCCACCGAGTGA